In Vanessa cardui chromosome 8, ilVanCard2.1, whole genome shotgun sequence, the following are encoded in one genomic region:
- the LOC124532164 gene encoding carotenoid isomerooxygenase-like, translating to MVECKTKFYPNCDSNVWLRSCEVEVTDPLDGLITGEFPAWLQGTLLRNGPGSLKVGSMRFEHLFDSSALLHRFAIRDGRVTYQCRFLRSNTYKRNHAANRIVVAEFGTAAVPDPCRTIFHRIAALFKPGESISDNAMISLYPFGDEIYAFTEGPVIHRIDPVTLETMERKNLMESVALVNHTSHPHVMGNGDVYNVGMSVVRGRLRHVVVKFPFTEKGNMFAEAHIVASLKPRMSMNPAYMHTFGVTENYFVILEQPLSLSLVGVVKGQLTNQPLSSSLHWYPERETHIVLLGRESGKEERRYRTEPLFFLHIINCFERDGRVVVDVCAYRDAKVIDAMYIHAIESMQSNADYAEWFRGRPKRLEMSLAAPPLTRVEPKLLADLGCETPRIHYDLHNGRAYRYFYAISSDVDAENPGSIIKVDTVTGETKSWWDKDCYPSEPVFIPSPQAKAEDDGVVLSALVSGADARAVSLLLLDARGLRERARAHFRTPSPAPKCLHGWFLPRRP from the exons ATGGTCGAATGCAAAACGAAGTTTTACCCAAACTGCGACAGCAACGTCTGGTTGAGATCCTGCGAGGTGGAAGTGACCGACCCGCTCGACGGACTGATCACgg GTGAATTTCCGGCGTGGCTGCAAGGCACTCTGCTGCGGAACGGGCCCGGGTCGCTCAAAGTCGGCTCGATGAGGTTTGAGCATCTGTTCGACAGCTCAGCTCTCCTGCACAG GTTCGCCATTCGCGACGGCCGCGTGACCTACCAGTGCCGCTTCCTGCGCTCGAACACGTACAAGAGGAACCACGCCGCCAACCGCATCGTGGTCGCCGAGTTCGGCACCGCCGCTGTGCCCGATCCTTGTCGCACTATTTTCCACAG gaTCGCTGCACTGTTCAAGCCAGGAGAGTCAATTTCAGATAATGCAATGATTTCACTTTATCCCTTCGGAGACGAAATTTACGCCTTCACGGAAGGACCGGTCATTCATAG GATTGATCCTGTAACACTCGAAACAATGGAAAGGAAAAATCTAATGGAAAGTGTCGCCCTCGTCAACCACACTTCCCACCCTCACGTCATGGGCAACG GTGATGTTTATAATGTCGGTATGTCTGTCGTGCGAGGTCGACTACGACACGTGGTTGTCAAATTTCCTTTTACTGAAAAAG GGAATATGTTCGCGGAAGCGCATATCGTCGCCAGCTTGAAGCCGCGTATGTCAATGAATCCGGCGTACATGCACACATTCG GAGTCACGGAGAATTACTTCGTGATACTGGAGCAGCCGCTGTCGTTGTCTCTCGTCGGTGTAGTGAAGGGACAATTAACGAACCAGCCTCTCTCCTCGAGTCTGCACTGGTACCCGGAACGTGAG ACTCACATTGTATTACTGGGGCGGGAAAGCGGCAAAGAAGAAAGGCGATACCGCACGGAGCCGCTGTTCTTCCTGCACATAATAAACTGTTTCGAGCGCGACGGGCGCGTCGTGGTGGACGTCTGCGCGTACAGGGACGCTAAGGTCATCGACGCGATGTACATTCACGCCATCGAA TCGATGCAAAGTAATGCTGATTACGCTGAATGGTTTCGCGGAAGACCCAAGCGCCTCGAGATGAGCCTGGCCGCCCCTCCGCTGACGAGAGTGGAGCCGAAGCTGCTGGCGGATCTGGGCTGCGAAACCCCTCGAATACACTACGATTTGCATAACG gcCGAGCGTACAGATATTTCTACGCCATCAGTTCGGATGTTGACGCTGAAAATCCTGGATCG aTCATTAAAGTGGATACCGTGACAGGCGAGACGAAGTCGTGGTGGGACAAAGACTGCTACCCCAGTGAACCAGTGTTTATCCCCAGTCCTCAGGCTAAG GCGGAGGACGACGGCGTGGTGCTGAGCGCGCTGGTGTCGGGCGCCGACGCGCGCGCCGTGAGCCTGCTGCTGCTGGACGCGCGCGGCCTGCGCGAGCGCGCGCGCGCGCACTTCCGCACGCCCTCGCCCGCGCCCAAGTGCCTGCACGGCTGGTTCCTGCCGCGCCGGCCCTGA
- the LOC124532167 gene encoding malate dehydrogenase-like, translated as MFRQILSKIRPNCQVVPRAAYQNYVMSEVLAQMERDCEKFCPVPRFPPRKVTVVGAGSDVGRIASLFLKQQKVIKILALYDDEPENKVLGVATDLAHMDTTTEVEAYQGRVYLRNALYDADVVLICGGRYVLPPCCDITDRELFFENMQLVRTVSIACAQFCPQAVIAIQTPPVDCNFALCIHTLQLARTYDRRKVLGVNAINSMRANQLFCSITGSDPSKSHTPVVCGTGRCTRVPVFSAAKAGNFPQTQVDCLTRLVREADDIICKVKCNNEQGHLSLGFSTARFVINIMNGLFEKPTFIDSALVEQAHPDKCYNMSICATPVTISKGGVVEYAVPNLNETETRILEDSKCDLEDMLNLGRCHAIGEEYCLHPDKICPCCVCPPCQTCRPCYESEKRRKNK; from the exons ATGTTCCGTCAAATATTAAGTAAGATCCGTCCGAACTGCCAAGTGGTGCCCCGAGCCGCGTACCAAAACTACGTGATGTCGGAGGTGTTAGCGCAGATGGAACGGGACTGCGAGAAGTTCTGCCCGGTGCCGAGGTTTCCACCGAGAAAG GTGACAGTAGTAGGCGCCGGCAGCGACGTCGGACGCATCGCCTCACTCTTTCTCAAACAACAAAAGGTCATCAAGATTCTAGCTTTGTACGACGACGAGCCCGAGAACAAGGTGCTGGGCGTGGCCACCGACCTGGCGCACATGGACACGACCACGGAAGTGGAGGCCTACCAAGGAAGAGTCTATTTACGAAATGCTCTTTAT GACGCAGACGTAGTTCTCATCTGCGGCGGGCGCTACGTGCTGCCTCCTTGCTGCGACATCACCGACAGGGAGCTGTTCTTCGAAAACATGCAGCTCGTTCGCACGGTCAGCATCGCCTGCGCGCAGTTCTGCCCCCAAGCTGTCATCGCCATACAGACTCCGCCGGTGGATTGCAACTTCGCGCTTTGCATCCAC ACCTTACAGTTGGCACGCACCTACGATAGACGCAAAGTCCTCGGCGTGAACGCAATCAACTCGATGCGGGCAAACCAGCTGTTCTGCTCCATCACGGGATCCGACCCCTCGAAGTCTCACACCCCTGTCGTATGCGGCACGGGACGGTGCACGAGGGTGCCCGTGTTCTCAGCTGCTAAAGCTGGAAACTTTCCCCAG ACTCAGGTAGATTGCCTGACGAGGTTGGTGCGAGAGGCGGACGACATCATCTGCAAGGTTAAGTGCAATAACGAACAGGGACATTTGTCGTTGGGATTTTCAACGGCCAGATTCGTTATCAATATAATGAATG GCTTGTTTGAAAAACCGACGTTCATAGACAGCGCGCTCGTCGAACAGGCCCACCCGGACAAGTGTTACAACATGAGTATCTGTGCCACGCCCGTCACCATCAGCAAGGGCGGCGTGGTGGAGTACGCGGTGCCCAACCTCAATGAAACCGAAACAAGAATATTAGAAGATAGCAA GTGTGATCTGGAAGACATGTTGAACCTCGGTCGATGCCACGCCATCGGCGAGGAGTACTGCCTCCATCCGGATAAGATCTGTCCGTGCTGTGTGTGTCCCCCGTGCCAAACCTGCAGGCCCTGCTATGAAAGCGAGAaaagacgaaaaaataaatga